From the genome of Cytophagales bacterium WSM2-2:
ACGACCCGTTAAATGATTCGTGGAAAAAGTGCTCTTCATTTTCCGACAGCACCCCATACAAAGGAGCTCCGCGCAATTCTGCTGTGGCATTCACTATTGATACTCCTTCAGGTACATTAGGCTATGTGGCGACCGGTGGCACTTCTGGCTTGAGACTGGAGGATCTTTGGGTGTTTAATCCTATTGGAAATTAGCATTTGAACTGGAGCTAAAATAAAAATGCAGCTAAAGTAGCTGCATTTTGAGCCTCCTGTCGGAATCGAACCAACGACCTACTGATTACAAGTCAGTTGCTCTACCAGCTGAGCTAAGGAGGCTTTTACCCATCAATTTTGCTTTAAAATGAGGATGAATACCTTAAAATGAGGTGCAAAAATAAAGGAAGTTAGCGGCAATCCAAATGTTTTAGACCGAAGCCTGCAACATTTGAAGCTGTTTTTTCAGGTGAAGTATTTCATCATCAGCCTGCCTGATTTTAGCATTGAATTCCTCTTTCATTTTCTCGGCATTTTTAGAGCGGCCAAAGAACTCAAGGTTATTGCGCAGTGTGGCAATATCATTTTCGGCCCTGGCAATTTGCTTGCGCAAATGATGCTCCTTATGATGAATCTTCTTCTCGCCCTGAGGGCTCTGCTTCATGCTATTCAGACGTACTTCAAAAGCAGCCTGATCACGCTCTTCAGTACCAAGGTCCGGCAATGCAGCGATGGCTTTATCGAGTGTTTCAGTAAAACGGCTCTTTACAGAATTGACAGCACGCTTAGGCACAAAGCCGATATTCATGAATTGACTCTGAAGTTCTTTCACTTGCTGTAGTGAACCGGCTTTCTCTTCTGCTATTTTCTCAAGCAAAGCAATGATTGCCTCTTTCTTCTCGAGGTTTGCTTTTTGCTCGGACAATTCCTTGTCGTTGGATACTCTGCGATGTTCAAAGAAATGATCGCATGCTTCCTTAAACTGCTGAAATATCTTCTCACGGTATTTCTCTGGAACTGTACCTATCTCCTTCCACTTTACCTGGAGCTCCTTAAGTTCATTGGATGCGTTTTCCCAATCGGTGCTATCCTTTAATTCAACAGCACGATTGAGTATTTCCGTCTTCAATTGAAGATTTTTTGCGCGCTCACCATCAAGTTGTTTGAAGAACACGCTCTTGTTGTGAAAGAATGTCTTGAATGCGGCCCAGAATTTTTTATTCACTTCACGCATTTTAGAGCGTGGCACTCCACCGACCGCCTCCCAGCGCTTTTGTAATTCTATGACATCTTTTGTCTTCTGGTTCCACTCTTTGATACTGTCCGACTGAAACGTAGCATAAGCCACTATCTCTTCGTTAATTTTTTCCTTCTGAACGAGGTTAGCCTGAAACTCCTGCTGAAGGTCTGCAACGAAAGAATCGCGCTTGGCGTAGATCGCATCCGATGCAGTTTTGAACTTCTGCCATACAGCTTCTTTTTCTTCCATTGGCACTGGGCCGATGTGACGAAATTCGTGATGCAGTTCATTCAATTCCTTCACGGCAGCACTAATCTTCGATTCGGCCAACAACTTTTCTGCCCTGGCACACAGGTCGTACTTCAGCTCAAGGTTCTTTCTGCGGTCAAGTTCTTTCAGTTCAAAATAGATACTCCGCTGATCATAGAAGCGGTCAACGAGGGCATTGTAGTTCGCCCACAGTGTCTTCATGTGCGCCTGGGGCACAGGCCCGACTGCCTTCCACTCTTTTTCAATTTCTTTGAATTGGCGCAGGGTATGTTCGGTATCTTCACTATCAACTAACTGACGCAGGGTCTCAAGGATATTATTCTTTGTGAATAGGTTAGTATTCTTTTGCTCCTCCAGTTCCCTGAAATGACGTTGACGGTTGTCACGAATTGATTTCAGATAGATGTCGAATGCGATATCCCATTCATCACCTTTGTATTGAAAATCATCTTCATTGCCTCCATCCAGCTTGAAGCGGGCAAGGGCTTCGGCTTTTTCACGATTTCTTATTTCGTCAAAAAGAGGTTTGACCTCACGAATGATTTCATCCGCTTTCTTAAAGTCATTTTTAGATGCAGCCTCTTTCAGGAGCCCGACAAATTCCTGTTTGCCTAGATTGGAATAATCGATTGGCTTTGCATCATGCAATTCCACTTCTTCGACCTTATCATCGTGCAAAGCATAAGAATGATCATCGCCCGGAATGGATATTCCATTGGCTTTTGAAGGTTCGATCCCTTCTAAAACTGCCTCATTCTCTTCGCGCAACTCGCTCCCGTTTTCCATCTCAGTTGTAAATTATAAAGGTACTTAATTTGGTTCAATTCATTGTCGGATCAACGGGGTAATTCGCGTACATTGAGAACCTACCCCCCATTTCGCGTAACGTTTTCTTCCACATTTGTTCAGCACTGGTTTCAAAAATTAACTCCTGGGTAACTTTGCCACTCACAATCCACGAGTTCTGTTCAAGCTCATCGTCTAGTTGGCCATATGACCAGCCACTGTAACCAAGGAAAAATTTAATATCACTCAAATCAAGCTGCTGCGCATTCATTTTCTGAATTACATCTTCAAACTCACCTCCCCAATAAATACCATTCCCCAATTCAATCGCGCCTTCCACATCTGCACAACGGTGGATGTAGTGCAAAGTGTCTTGTTGCACCGGTCCGCCAACACCCACTGGATTTTCAAAAACCTCTAACTCCGAAATCAACTCCCCCAGTTTGGAGTGAGACGGCCTATTCAAAATAAAACCAATCGTTCCTTCATCATTATGCTCGCACAGCAGGATAATGGTTCGTTCGAAATTGGGATCCGGCAAGTAAGGTTCCGAAATAAGCAGGCGCCCCGACTCAGGTTTAAGCTTGTTTTTATATTCGAAAAAATCCATCCCCGTAGTAAAAACGTCAGTAAATTGGCAAAGGTTTTAACACCTTCTAATCCCAAATCAAACTTATTTTTACCTCAACCGCAACTCATTTGAAACCAATTGCTGACATCCGGAAAGATTATTCAAAATCGTCATTAGACATTGCATCTGTTGATAAAAATCCGGTCACCCAATTTACCCGATGGTTCGAGGAAGCGCAAGCTTCGCAAGTGCCTGAACCTAACGCCCTCACGTTGTCTACGGTAGGCGAAGACGGGCGCCCTTCTGCGAGAATTGTGTTATTGAAAGGGATTGAAAATGGAAAATTTGCATTTTACACGAACTACCAGAGTGCCAAAGGAAAGGAGCTCGATAAGAACCCGGCATGTGCACTCACTTTTTTCTGGCCTGAATTGGAAAGACAAGTACGGATTGAAGGAATCGCCTCACGAGTAGATGTCACCATTTCGGAGAAATATTTCCAAAGCAGACCGCGTGAAAGCCAGGTAGGCGCCTGGGCCTCTCCACAAAGTGCGATCATTGCTGACCGTAAAATTCTGGATGATCGTGTTAAGGAAATTCAAAAAAAATACGAAGGCGTTGATAAACTACCAAAGCCCAATCAATGGGGCGGATATGAAGTTGAACCAAATGAAATTGAATTCTGGCAAGGCCGCCCTAATCGGCTGCACGACCGGATCTTGTTTTATAAAGTGGATGACCAATGGAAGGTGCACAGGCTTGCACCTTAGCCTTCGTCACCACACACTTAGGATTTATACCTATATCAAATCAAAAAGATTCTTGACACCAAGGTATCTGCGCAACGTAAAGCCCTCACCATACTTTGCACCAATGGCATAGCCGAGCTCATGCCCCCGAGCCTCGATTAGTTTCATGAAACCGGGATTAGAAATAAATGTTTCAGGTTCGTTGCTATTGGGATCGTAAAACTGTGATTTATAGGCGCGGAGTGATTCAATTTTTTTATCCCAGAAATCAGAAACATCAACAACGAAATCCGGTTCGATGTACTGGCTTTGAATGAAATGATAAACTGCCTTGGGCCTCCAAGCTACTTGAGATTTTCCTTCACTTTGGGTTTGAACTTTTACCAGCCCTGCCAAAAATGTTGCTTCGTAAACAAGATCTGAAGCGCGTCCATGATCAGGATGGCGATCGTGCACGGCATTCGTGAGGACAATTTCAGGTTGAAATTTGCGAATAGCAGTAACGACTTTCAGTTGGCCTTCTTCAGAGTTTTTGAAAAAACCATCACGTAGTCCAAGATTTTCCCGTACAGATAGTCCGAGGACTCTCGCTGAGGCTGCTGCTTCCTGATCACGGATTTCTGGTGTACCTCGCGTACCCAGTTCTCCGCGAGTCAGATCAACCACTCCCACCTTTTTTCCCGTCGAAATATGCTTTACGATGGTTCCACCACAACTGATCTCCGCATCGTCGGGATGAGCTGCCAAAACGAGGATGTCAAGCTTCATGATTTAAGAATGGGCTAGTTCCATTTCTTTGGCTGCCAGGAATTTTTCAGCGTCTAGCGCACCCATGCAACCGGTTCCTGCTGCTGTTATTGCCTGGCGATAGACGCGGTCAGCCACATCCCCAACAGCGAACACGCCCTCCACGTTGGTTTTGGTTGAGCCAGCCTCCACTTTCACATACCCGGCTTCATCCATCTCCAATTTCCCTTTAAAAATATCCGTATTCGGTTTGTGGCCGATGGCCAGAAAGAAACCCTGAACAGGAATTACTTTCGATTTACCTTCGGTTTTGATGCGTACCGCATTCACACCGTTTTCATCACCAAGAATTTCTTCGGCTTCGGAATTCCAATGGATCTCAATGTTAGGTGTATTCTTCACGC
Proteins encoded in this window:
- a CDS encoding UPF0301 protein — protein: MDFFEYKNKLKPESGRLLISEPYLPDPNFERTIILLCEHNDEGTIGFILNRPSHSKLGELISELEVFENPVGVGGPVQQDTLHYIHRCADVEGAIELGNGIYWGGEFEDVIQKMNAQQLDLSDIKFFLGYSGWSYGQLDDELEQNSWIVSGKVTQELIFETSAEQMWKKTLREMGGRFSMYANYPVDPTMN
- the pdxH gene encoding pyridoxine/pyridoxamine 5'-phosphate oxidase, which translates into the protein MKPIADIRKDYSKSSLDIASVDKNPVTQFTRWFEEAQASQVPEPNALTLSTVGEDGRPSARIVLLKGIENGKFAFYTNYQSAKGKELDKNPACALTFFWPELERQVRIEGIASRVDVTISEKYFQSRPRESQVGAWASPQSAIIADRKILDDRVKEIQKKYEGVDKLPKPNQWGGYEVEPNEIEFWQGRPNRLHDRILFYKVDDQWKVHRLAP
- a CDS encoding bacillithiol biosynthesis deacetylase BshB1, which encodes MKLDILVLAAHPDDAEISCGGTIVKHISTGKKVGVVDLTRGELGTRGTPEIRDQEAAASARVLGLSVRENLGLRDGFFKNSEEGQLKVVTAIRKFQPEIVLTNAVHDRHPDHGRASDLVYEATFLAGLVKVQTQSEGKSQVAWRPKAVYHFIQSQYIEPDFVVDVSDFWDKKIESLRAYKSQFYDPNSNEPETFISNPGFMKLIEARGHELGYAIGAKYGEGFTLRRYLGVKNLFDLI